A genomic window from Pseudogulbenkiania sp. MAI-1 includes:
- a CDS encoding heavy metal sensor histidine kinase, which translates to MHSLTWRVALGFALLTVLLVAGSGIYLYHALKLEMSLRDREELAGKIALFQKTLTFVPNTTTLREEPGLLTHFLIGHGNLALRVRSASGSIIIGSQSPLPNIAWRGVSPAIETLGGIGVDGQPWQGLAAAGRLANGEQVQLETWRNTHTQQALLLWYRNQILLAGLLATVVAAALGWLLVRRSLTPLVALTASAQAIHHNTLSQRLDTGKVPAELQGLVESFNDVLERLDRAFAQLSAYASDLAHEMRTPLGILLGQTHVALSRERSAEEYRQVLADNAEELDRLKRTVNDLLFLAKAEHGETLLSREPLDLEAEAQRVCDFFEIFAEERAVRLEVVGQLRVRADRSALRRLLNNLVSNAIRYSPPGESVRLTMEPSLPGIIIDNRPLGQLPDDLNILFDRFYSRGEKGKSHGLGLPIARAIARLHGGELRAEMRDGRLNMIARWGI; encoded by the coding sequence ATGCATTCACTGACTTGGCGGGTAGCACTCGGCTTTGCATTGCTGACCGTCTTGCTGGTTGCCGGCAGCGGGATCTATCTCTACCACGCACTCAAGCTGGAAATGTCGCTGCGAGATCGGGAGGAACTGGCAGGCAAGATAGCCCTTTTTCAAAAGACACTCACTTTCGTACCGAATACCACGACCTTGCGCGAAGAGCCTGGATTGCTGACCCACTTCCTGATCGGCCATGGCAACTTGGCACTACGGGTCCGCAGTGCATCGGGGAGCATCATCATCGGTAGTCAGTCCCCCCTGCCGAATATCGCTTGGCGAGGTGTGTCACCTGCTATCGAAACACTTGGCGGCATCGGAGTGGATGGTCAACCCTGGCAGGGGCTGGCTGCAGCAGGGCGGCTCGCCAACGGAGAGCAAGTACAGTTGGAAACGTGGCGCAATACCCATACCCAACAAGCCCTGCTGCTGTGGTACCGAAATCAGATCTTACTAGCCGGGTTACTGGCCACGGTGGTTGCCGCCGCCCTCGGTTGGCTCTTGGTGCGCCGTAGCCTGACACCACTGGTGGCGCTGACCGCCTCGGCGCAAGCCATTCATCATAACACCTTGAGTCAACGACTCGACACCGGCAAGGTGCCCGCAGAGTTGCAGGGGCTGGTGGAAAGTTTCAACGACGTCCTCGAACGCCTCGACCGGGCCTTTGCTCAGCTTTCGGCCTATGCCAGCGACCTTGCTCATGAGATGCGAACGCCGCTGGGTATCCTGCTTGGTCAAACCCATGTGGCTCTCTCCCGGGAACGATCGGCGGAGGAATACCGCCAAGTGCTGGCCGACAATGCGGAGGAACTCGATCGATTGAAGCGGACAGTCAACGACCTGCTGTTTCTGGCCAAAGCGGAACACGGTGAAACGCTACTCTCGCGAGAGCCTCTCGATCTCGAAGCCGAGGCGCAACGTGTCTGCGATTTCTTCGAGATATTTGCCGAAGAAAGGGCAGTCCGGCTCGAAGTCGTCGGCCAATTGCGCGTACGAGCCGATCGGTCAGCACTACGACGCCTGCTTAACAACCTGGTCAGCAACGCCATTCGCTACAGCCCCCCCGGCGAGTCTGTGCGGTTGACGATGGAGCCGTCATTGCCCGGTATCATCATCGACAACCGCCCCTTGGGCCAACTCCCAGACGATCTGAACATCCTGTTCGACCGCTTCTATAGTCGTGGCGAAAAGGGCAAAAGTCATGGCCTTGGCCTACCGATTGCCAGAGCGATAGCTCGACTTCATGGCGGCGAGTTACGGGCCGAAATGCGCGATGGACGGCTGAATATGATTGCCCGGTGGGGGATCTAA
- a CDS encoding plastocyanin/azurin family copper-binding protein, which translates to MKPTHPKMIALSLMAALAAASAMASGTHAGGHGGEVSAIGQPGQAAKVTRTIKIDMTDNMRFSQDLIKVKRGETIRFVLKNNGQVKHEFSLGTEKELKEHYEVMKKFPDMEHDEPSKISLAPGKQGEVIWHFTKAGTVNFACLHPGHFEAGMKGQVKVAKG; encoded by the coding sequence ATGAAACCCACCCACCCGAAAATGATTGCCCTTTCCTTGATGGCCGCCTTGGCGGCTGCTTCGGCCATGGCCTCCGGCACGCACGCCGGCGGTCACGGCGGTGAAGTAAGCGCCATCGGCCAGCCCGGGCAGGCCGCGAAAGTCACTCGCACGATCAAGATCGACATGACTGACAACATGCGGTTCTCCCAGGACCTCATCAAGGTAAAACGAGGAGAAACGATTCGGTTCGTACTGAAAAACAATGGTCAAGTGAAGCATGAATTCAGCCTGGGGACGGAAAAAGAGCTAAAAGAGCACTACGAAGTCATGAAGAAGTTTCCGGACATGGAGCACGATGAACCGAGCAAGATTTCCCTGGCTCCCGGTAAGCAAGGCGAGGTGATCTGGCACTTCACCAAGGCCGGCACCGTCAACTTCGCCTGCCTGCACCCCGGCCACTTCGAAGCCGGCATGAAGGGGCAAGTCAAGGTCGCCAAGGGCTGA
- a CDS encoding copper-binding protein, with protein MTQLLSILFAAAFGLTAMLPAQATDMGMTSTAKPAGQMARAEGVIKALDAKAGTVTLAHGAVQELKWPAMTMAFKLAKPELAKGLAVGKKVTFEFQSQGMSAVITAIKVIG; from the coding sequence ATGACCCAGTTGCTTTCGATTCTGTTTGCCGCCGCGTTCGGCCTCACCGCCATGCTCCCGGCCCAAGCCACCGACATGGGGATGACGAGCACGGCGAAACCGGCCGGTCAGATGGCCCGCGCCGAGGGCGTCATCAAGGCCCTCGATGCCAAGGCGGGCACCGTGACGCTGGCGCATGGGGCGGTGCAGGAACTGAAATGGCCCGCGATGACCATGGCGTTCAAGCTGGCAAAGCCGGAACTGGCCAAGGGGCTTGCCGTCGGGAAGAAAGTGACGTTCGAGTTTCAGTCACAGGGGATGTCGGCCGTGATCACCGCTATCAAGGTCATCGGCTAA
- a CDS encoding efflux RND transporter periplasmic adaptor subunit: MNKPQYKLVVLMVAVALASGSGGYWLARQGQTDHAAATTAAGATKDGRKVLYWYDPMVPNQHFDKPGKSPFMDMQLMPKYADEGGETAGVKIDPGVVQNLGIRLATVESQTLADAVDAVATVGFNEREVAVVQARSPGFVQRVYARAPGDVIPAGAPIADLLVPEWAGAQQEYLALLKTGDKALASAARERLRLTGMPEALIQRVEQTGMPHSVVTISAPVGGVIQELDVRSGMTVGMGMTLARINGLGSVWLEAAIPEAQAGRVRTGQPLEARLTAYPGEAFKGKVIAVLPQANTDSRTLRVRIELPNRDGRLKPGMFAQVRLEAGTGKPAIVVPSEAIIRTGTRVVVLLAADGGHYQPVEVQIGQESGGKTVVLKGLEAGQKVVASGQFLIDSEASLKGVLARLEGGSASAMTAPQPSGEKTAALNQATGRVESIKAGEITISHGPVASLGWGAMTMTFKLAKPELTAGLKPGDSVAFGFSQSDGDFVVQQLSKTGGGQ, translated from the coding sequence ATGAACAAGCCGCAATACAAACTCGTCGTCCTGATGGTGGCCGTGGCGCTGGCCAGCGGCAGCGGGGGCTACTGGCTGGCCCGGCAGGGCCAGACCGACCACGCGGCCGCGACCACGGCGGCCGGCGCCACGAAAGACGGCCGCAAGGTGTTGTACTGGTACGACCCGATGGTGCCGAACCAGCACTTCGACAAGCCGGGCAAGTCGCCTTTCATGGACATGCAACTGATGCCCAAGTACGCCGACGAGGGAGGGGAGACGGCCGGTGTCAAGATCGATCCCGGCGTGGTGCAGAACCTGGGTATCCGGCTCGCCACGGTCGAATCCCAAACCCTGGCGGACGCGGTCGACGCGGTGGCGACCGTCGGGTTCAACGAACGGGAGGTCGCCGTCGTCCAGGCGCGCAGCCCCGGCTTCGTGCAACGGGTGTATGCCCGCGCTCCGGGCGACGTGATTCCGGCCGGCGCCCCCATCGCCGACCTGCTGGTGCCGGAGTGGGCCGGCGCCCAGCAGGAATACCTGGCCCTGCTCAAAACGGGCGACAAGGCGCTGGCCAGCGCGGCCCGGGAGCGCCTGCGCCTGACGGGGATGCCGGAAGCGCTGATCCAGCGCGTCGAGCAGACGGGTATGCCGCACTCCGTCGTGACTATTTCGGCCCCGGTCGGCGGGGTCATTCAGGAATTGGACGTGCGCAGCGGCATGACCGTCGGCATGGGCATGACGCTGGCCAGGATCAACGGCCTGGGCAGCGTGTGGCTGGAAGCGGCCATCCCCGAAGCACAGGCCGGTCGCGTCCGCACCGGCCAGCCATTGGAGGCCCGGTTGACGGCCTACCCCGGAGAGGCCTTCAAGGGCAAGGTCATCGCGGTGCTGCCGCAAGCCAACACCGATAGCCGGACCCTGCGCGTCCGTATCGAGTTGCCCAACCGGGACGGCCGGCTCAAGCCGGGCATGTTCGCGCAGGTGCGTCTCGAGGCGGGAACGGGCAAACCGGCGATCGTGGTGCCTTCCGAAGCCATCATTCGCACCGGTACGCGAGTGGTCGTACTGCTCGCCGCCGACGGAGGGCATTACCAGCCAGTCGAGGTGCAGATTGGCCAGGAGTCCGGCGGCAAGACCGTCGTGCTCAAGGGGCTGGAGGCGGGGCAAAAAGTGGTGGCCTCCGGCCAGTTCCTGATCGACTCGGAGGCGAGCCTGAAGGGCGTGCTGGCCCGGCTGGAAGGGGGCTCGGCTTCCGCGATGACCGCTCCCCAGCCTTCCGGCGAGAAAACCGCCGCGCTCAACCAGGCGACTGGCAGGGTCGAATCCATCAAGGCCGGCGAGATCACCATTTCGCACGGGCCGGTCGCCTCGCTCGGCTGGGGGGCGATGACCATGACCTTCAAGCTCGCCAAGCCCGAACTCACCGCCGGTCTGAAGCCCGGTGACAGCGTCGCTTTCGGCTTCTCGCAAAGTGACGGCGATTTCGTGGTGCAGCAGCTCAGCAAGACGGGAGGCGGGCAATGA
- a CDS encoding copper-binding protein yields MRFVRKLLLAAVVGMTALSPLAHAMQTPAAASTQASMLTDGEVRKIDLSANKITIKHGPIAHMDMPGMTMIFIAKDPAMLEKVKVGDKIRFMVTQENGKMVVTEIQLAN; encoded by the coding sequence ATGAGATTTGTTCGTAAGCTCTTGCTTGCCGCCGTTGTCGGCATGACCGCGCTGAGTCCTCTGGCGCATGCCATGCAAACGCCAGCAGCCGCCAGTACCCAGGCGTCGATGTTGACTGACGGCGAGGTGCGCAAAATCGATCTGTCCGCCAACAAGATCACCATCAAGCATGGTCCGATCGCTCATATGGACATGCCGGGCATGACGATGATTTTCATCGCCAAAGACCCGGCCATGCTGGAGAAGGTGAAAGTCGGGGACAAGATCCGCTTCATGGTCACCCAGGAAAACGGAAAAATGGTGGTGACGGAGATCCAGCTCGCAAATTGA
- a CDS encoding heavy metal response regulator transcription factor, with product MWILIVEDEERAAAYLKQGLTEAGFKVDVAHDGIEGEYLALEHDYDLVILDVMLPGRTGWQVLENLRKSKSVPVLFLTARDRVEDRVRGLETGADDYLIKPFAFSELLARVRTLLRRRPVTEPDILKVADLELDLARHKAWRAGVRIQLTAKEMALLALFMRRQGEVLSRTLIAEQIWDMHFDTDTNVVEVAIRRLRAKIDDPFETKLIHTLRGVGYVLEPNRAN from the coding sequence ATGTGGATTCTGATTGTCGAGGACGAAGAACGGGCAGCCGCCTATCTCAAGCAAGGCTTGACCGAGGCGGGCTTCAAGGTAGATGTCGCACATGATGGCATCGAGGGCGAGTACCTGGCCCTCGAGCACGACTACGACCTCGTGATCCTCGATGTGATGCTACCGGGTAGAACCGGCTGGCAAGTACTAGAAAACCTGCGCAAAAGCAAATCGGTACCGGTACTGTTTCTGACCGCGCGTGACCGGGTCGAGGATCGGGTGCGTGGACTGGAGACCGGTGCCGACGATTACCTGATCAAGCCGTTCGCTTTCTCGGAGTTGCTGGCCCGGGTCAGAACGCTGTTGAGACGGAGACCCGTGACCGAGCCGGACATCCTCAAGGTGGCCGACCTGGAACTTGACCTTGCCCGGCACAAGGCTTGGCGTGCCGGCGTGCGGATTCAGCTCACGGCGAAAGAGATGGCGTTGCTGGCGCTATTCATGCGCCGACAAGGGGAGGTACTGTCCCGCACGCTGATCGCCGAACAAATCTGGGACATGCATTTCGATACCGACACCAACGTGGTCGAGGTTGCCATACGACGACTACGCGCCAAGATTGACGACCCATTCGAAACCAAGTTGATCCATACCCTGCGAGGGGTCGGTTATGTACTGGAGCCGAACCGTGCGAACTAG
- a CDS encoding efflux RND transporter permease subunit yields MIEKLIRWSVANRFLVVLTTLFVAAWGVWAVKSTPLDALPDLSDVQVIIRTSYPGQAPQIVENQVTYPLATTMLSVPGAKTVRAYSFFGDSFVYVLFEDGTDLYWARSRVLEYLNQVQGRLPAAAKASLGPDATGVGWVYEYALVDRSGRHDLAQLRSLQDWFLKFELKSLPNVSEVATVGGMVKQYQVVLDPLKLAAYRMPQSKVMAAIRQANQETGGSVLELAETEYMVRASGYLKTLDDFRAIPLGVSQAGVPVTLGDVATLQLGPEMRRGIGELNGQGETVGGVVILRSGKNAHETIAMVKAKLAELKSSLPAGVEIVPTYDRSQLIDRAVDNLKDKLIEEFIVVAVVCAVFLWHLRSALVAIVSLPLGILIAFIVMREQGVNANIMSLGGIAIAIGAMVDAAVVMIENAHKHIETWRHQHPGETLHGEAHWRVMTEAAAEVGPALFFSLLIITLSFIPVFTLQAQEGRLFGPLAFTKTYAMAGAAGLSVTLIPILMGYWIRGRIPDEHQNPLNRWLIRCYRPLLDAVLRRPKTTLVVAGLALMTTLWPVTRLGGEFMPPLDEGDLLYMPSALPGLSAAKASELLQQTDRLIKTVPEVASVFGKAGRAESATDPAPIEMFETTIQFKPRDEWRPGMTPEKLVEELDRVVKVPGLSNIWVPPIRNRIDMLATGIKSPIGVKVSGTDLAAIDRVAQRVEQVAKQVPGVSSALAERLTGGRYVDVDIDRAAAARYGLNIADVQAVVASSIGGENIGETIEGRARYPINVRYPRELRDSLEGLRQLPILTDMGQQITLGTVATVRISDGPPMLKSENARPSGWVYVDVRGRDLASVVADLRADIARQVKLEPGISLAYSGQFEYLERANARLKLVVPATLLIIFVLLYLTFRRLDEAALIMATLPFALVGGVWFLYLAGYNLSVATGVGFIALAGVSAEFGVVMLLYLKQAAAERQEHGLKLDEHMLDQAIRQGAVLRVRPKAMTVAVILAGLLPILIGSGTGSEVMSRIAAPMVGGMITAPLLSMFVIPAAYRLMRAKKQPSQALPETTLVSQSVQEK; encoded by the coding sequence ATGATTGAGAAACTCATTCGCTGGTCTGTTGCCAACCGCTTCCTGGTGGTGCTCACGACCCTGTTCGTGGCGGCCTGGGGCGTGTGGGCGGTCAAGAGCACGCCGCTCGATGCCTTGCCCGACCTGTCCGACGTGCAGGTCATCATCCGCACCAGCTACCCGGGGCAGGCGCCGCAGATCGTCGAGAACCAGGTCACCTATCCGCTGGCGACCACCATGCTGTCGGTGCCGGGCGCCAAGACGGTGCGGGCTTACTCGTTCTTCGGCGATTCCTTCGTCTACGTGCTGTTCGAGGACGGCACCGATCTCTACTGGGCACGCTCGCGCGTGCTGGAGTACCTGAACCAGGTGCAGGGCCGGCTGCCCGCGGCGGCGAAGGCGTCGCTGGGGCCGGACGCCACCGGTGTCGGCTGGGTCTACGAGTACGCGCTGGTGGACAGGAGCGGCCGGCACGACCTCGCCCAGCTGCGCAGCCTGCAGGACTGGTTCCTCAAGTTCGAGCTGAAGAGCCTGCCCAACGTGTCCGAGGTGGCTACCGTCGGCGGCATGGTGAAGCAGTACCAGGTGGTGCTCGACCCGCTGAAGCTGGCGGCTTACCGCATGCCGCAGAGCAAGGTGATGGCGGCGATCCGGCAGGCCAATCAGGAAACCGGCGGCTCGGTGCTGGAACTGGCCGAGACCGAGTACATGGTGCGCGCCTCCGGCTATCTCAAGACGCTGGACGACTTCCGCGCCATTCCGCTCGGGGTGTCCCAGGCCGGCGTGCCGGTGACACTCGGCGACGTCGCCACGCTCCAGCTCGGTCCGGAGATGCGGCGCGGCATCGGAGAGCTCAACGGCCAGGGCGAGACCGTCGGCGGCGTGGTGATCCTGCGCTCCGGCAAGAACGCGCACGAAACCATCGCGATGGTCAAGGCCAAGCTGGCCGAACTCAAGTCCAGCCTGCCGGCGGGGGTGGAGATCGTGCCGACCTACGACCGCAGTCAGTTGATCGACCGTGCCGTGGACAACCTCAAGGACAAGCTGATCGAGGAGTTCATCGTGGTGGCGGTGGTGTGCGCGGTGTTCCTGTGGCACCTGCGCTCGGCGCTGGTGGCGATCGTGTCGCTGCCGCTCGGCATCCTGATCGCCTTCATCGTGATGCGGGAGCAAGGCGTCAACGCCAACATCATGTCGCTCGGCGGCATCGCCATCGCCATCGGCGCGATGGTCGACGCGGCGGTGGTGATGATCGAGAACGCCCACAAGCACATCGAAACCTGGCGGCACCAGCATCCGGGCGAAACACTGCATGGCGAGGCGCACTGGCGGGTGATGACGGAGGCGGCGGCCGAGGTCGGGCCGGCGCTGTTCTTCTCCCTGCTGATCATCACCCTGTCGTTCATCCCGGTGTTCACGCTGCAGGCGCAGGAAGGCCGGCTGTTCGGGCCGCTGGCGTTCACCAAGACCTACGCGATGGCCGGTGCCGCCGGCCTGTCGGTGACGCTGATCCCGATCCTGATGGGGTACTGGATCCGCGGCCGCATCCCGGACGAACACCAGAACCCGCTCAACCGCTGGCTGATCCGCTGCTACCGGCCCTTGCTCGACGCGGTGCTGCGCCGTCCGAAGACGACGCTGGTCGTCGCCGGCCTGGCGCTGATGACCACGCTGTGGCCGGTGACCCGGCTCGGCGGCGAGTTCATGCCGCCGCTCGACGAGGGCGATCTGCTGTACATGCCGTCGGCGCTGCCGGGGCTGTCGGCCGCCAAGGCGTCCGAGCTGTTGCAGCAGACCGACCGGCTGATCAAGACCGTGCCCGAGGTGGCGAGCGTGTTCGGCAAGGCCGGCCGCGCCGAGAGCGCCACCGACCCGGCGCCGATCGAGATGTTCGAAACCACCATCCAGTTCAAGCCGCGCGACGAGTGGCGGCCGGGCATGACCCCGGAAAAGCTGGTGGAGGAGCTGGACCGCGTGGTCAAGGTGCCGGGGCTGTCGAACATCTGGGTGCCGCCGATCCGCAACCGTATCGACATGCTGGCGACCGGCATCAAGAGCCCGATCGGGGTCAAGGTGTCGGGTACCGATCTCGCGGCGATCGACCGCGTGGCGCAACGGGTGGAGCAGGTCGCGAAGCAGGTTCCCGGCGTCAGCTCCGCGCTGGCGGAACGGCTGACCGGCGGCCGGTACGTCGACGTCGACATCGACCGGGCCGCCGCCGCGCGTTACGGCCTCAACATCGCCGACGTCCAGGCCGTGGTGGCGTCGTCCATCGGTGGCGAAAACATCGGCGAAACCATCGAGGGGCGCGCACGCTACCCGATCAACGTGCGCTACCCGCGTGAACTGCGCGACTCGCTGGAGGGGCTGCGCCAACTGCCGATCCTGACCGACATGGGCCAGCAGATCACCCTGGGCACGGTCGCCACCGTCCGCATCAGCGACGGCCCGCCGATGCTCAAGAGCGAGAACGCCCGGCCGTCGGGCTGGGTGTACGTCGACGTGCGCGGACGCGATCTGGCCTCGGTCGTCGCCGATTTACGTGCCGACATCGCCCGGCAGGTCAAGCTGGAGCCCGGCATCAGCCTCGCCTACTCGGGGCAGTTCGAGTACCTGGAACGCGCCAACGCCCGGCTGAAACTGGTGGTGCCGGCCACGCTGCTGATCATCTTCGTGCTGCTCTACCTGACCTTCCGCCGGCTGGACGAGGCGGCGCTGATTATGGCGACCTTGCCGTTCGCGCTGGTGGGCGGGGTGTGGTTCCTGTACCTGGCGGGCTACAACCTGTCGGTGGCCACCGGCGTCGGCTTCATCGCGCTGGCCGGGGTGTCGGCCGAATTCGGCGTGGTGATGCTGCTGTACCTGAAGCAGGCGGCGGCCGAGCGGCAGGAGCACGGGCTCAAGCTGGATGAGCACATGCTCGACCAGGCGATCCGCCAGGGCGCGGTACTGCGCGTGCGTCCCAAGGCGATGACGGTGGCGGTGATCCTGGCCGGTCTGTTGCCGATCCTGATCGGCAGCGGCACCGGCTCCGAGGTGATGAGCCGCATCGCCGCGCCGATGGTCGGCGGCATGATCACCGCGCCACTGTTGTCGATGTTCGTGATTCCGGCGGCGTATCGGCTGATGCGCGCCAAGAAGCAGCCATCTCAGGCACTGCCTGAAACAACCCTTGTTAGCCAATCCGTTCAGGAGAAATGA
- a CDS encoding protein-disulfide reductase DsbD N-terminal domain-containing protein: MRRVLLGLWLMSGVAHAIGVEQLLPPDKAFRLQAGMPDSRTILLEYRIAPGYYLYRDRFRFSAENASLGKVKLPDGFPKQDPTFGTVMVFANMLEIQLPLSAPLTRPMTLKATSQGCTRLGVCYVPYTHRFRISPDGTVTTLRE, translated from the coding sequence ATGCGCAGGGTGCTGTTAGGGCTGTGGCTGATGTCCGGTGTTGCCCACGCCATCGGGGTCGAGCAACTGCTGCCGCCAGACAAGGCATTCCGTCTGCAAGCGGGAATGCCGGATAGCCGTACGATCCTGCTCGAGTACCGCATCGCCCCAGGCTACTACCTGTATCGGGACCGCTTCAGATTCTCGGCAGAGAACGCCAGCCTCGGCAAGGTCAAGCTACCCGATGGCTTCCCCAAGCAGGACCCGACCTTTGGCACGGTAATGGTCTTCGCCAACATGCTGGAAATCCAGTTGCCGCTGTCCGCGCCCTTGACTCGTCCAATGACCCTCAAAGCCACCTCACAAGGCTGTACCAGGCTGGGAGTGTGCTATGTGCCGTATACTCATAGATTCAGGATTTCGCCTGACGGTACCGTGACCACCTTGCGGGAGTAA
- a CDS encoding multicopper oxidase family protein, with protein MRLPQADIKRERTNMDMSRRQFFSGAATAVVSATVARSALAALPEPVIQTSVETAPPLIPDTGRPYNPVVTLNGWTLPWRMNNGVKEFHLVAEPVEREMAPGFTAQLWGYNGQSPGPTIEVVEGDRVRIFVTNKLPEHTSIHWHGQRLPSGMDGVSGLTQRSIKPGKTFVYEFVARRPGTFMYHPHADEMVQMAMGMHGFWVTHPKGKHPLIDEVDRDFCFLLNAFDVEPGSKTPKVNTMTDFNIWAWNSRIFPGIDSLNVRLNDKVRIRIGNLTMTNHPIHLHGHEFLITGTDGGPTPKSTRWYEVTTDIAVGQMRQLEFIADEEGDWAIHCHKSHHTMNAMGHDVPTMIGIDHRGLVQKIQKVVPDYMMMGERGMADMGEMEMPIPDNTAPMMTGQGPFGPLEMGGMFSVLKVRKDQKPGDYKDPGWYKHPEGTVAYEYKGALSEPVRGGQAAQTEPKPNSNTVVKAKKPASHTNQH; from the coding sequence ATGCGGCTGCCCCAGGCGGACATTAAAAGGGAAAGAACGAATATGGATATGTCTCGTCGTCAATTCTTCAGCGGCGCCGCTACCGCCGTCGTCAGCGCCACGGTCGCCCGGTCCGCCTTGGCGGCACTGCCCGAGCCGGTGATTCAGACTTCTGTCGAAACGGCTCCCCCGCTGATTCCCGACACCGGCCGTCCTTACAATCCGGTTGTCACCCTCAATGGCTGGACCTTGCCGTGGCGCATGAACAATGGCGTCAAGGAGTTTCACCTGGTCGCCGAGCCGGTGGAGCGTGAAATGGCGCCCGGCTTTACCGCGCAACTATGGGGCTACAACGGCCAAAGCCCCGGGCCGACCATCGAAGTGGTAGAAGGCGACCGGGTGCGCATCTTCGTCACGAACAAACTACCGGAGCACACCAGTATTCACTGGCATGGCCAGCGTCTGCCAAGCGGGATGGATGGCGTTTCCGGCCTGACCCAGCGCAGCATCAAGCCAGGCAAGACCTTCGTCTATGAGTTCGTGGCGCGGCGGCCGGGCACGTTCATGTATCACCCCCACGCCGATGAAATGGTGCAGATGGCCATGGGTATGCATGGCTTCTGGGTCACCCATCCCAAGGGCAAGCACCCGCTGATCGACGAGGTGGATCGGGATTTCTGCTTCCTGCTCAATGCCTTCGACGTGGAGCCCGGCAGCAAGACGCCCAAGGTCAATACCATGACCGATTTCAATATCTGGGCGTGGAACAGCCGCATCTTCCCCGGCATCGACTCGTTGAACGTCAGGCTGAACGACAAGGTGCGCATTCGCATCGGCAACCTGACCATGACCAACCACCCGATTCATTTGCATGGGCATGAATTCCTGATCACCGGGACGGATGGCGGCCCTACGCCCAAATCCACCCGCTGGTACGAGGTGACGACGGACATCGCGGTCGGGCAGATGCGCCAGTTGGAGTTCATCGCGGATGAGGAAGGCGATTGGGCCATCCATTGCCACAAGAGCCATCACACCATGAATGCGATGGGGCACGACGTGCCGACCATGATCGGCATCGACCACCGTGGCCTGGTCCAGAAGATTCAGAAAGTCGTGCCCGACTACATGATGATGGGCGAGCGCGGCATGGCGGATATGGGCGAGATGGAAATGCCCATCCCCGACAACACCGCGCCGATGATGACCGGCCAAGGCCCCTTCGGCCCCTTGGAAATGGGCGGCATGTTCAGCGTGCTGAAAGTTCGCAAGGACCAGAAACCGGGCGATTACAAGGATCCGGGCTGGTACAAGCACCCCGAAGGCACGGTGGCGTACGAGTACAAAGGCGCGCTGTCGGAGCCGGTTCGTGGAGGTCAAGCGGCTCAAACAGAGCCCAAGCCGAACAGCAATACGGTGGTCAAGGCCAAAAAGCCGGCCTCGCATACCAACCAGCATTAA
- a CDS encoding F510_1955 family glycosylhydrolase, whose translation MIAKRTLRAALAALLFSALAVPVANAAAVELMHVHGLAYSPDGKQLTIPSHQGLAIYNGGHWSRAFGPAHDYMGFSVTRRAIYSSGHPAPGSQLVNPFGLLKSSDGGRSWQKLGLEGESDFHVLATSYDTSTIYVLNGQPNSRMSTAGLYYTADDGKNWQRAAAQGLPQSPSALAVHPSNGRMVAAATDNGLYLSRDGGARFQPVSQGAQVLSSTFSLDGKSVWFGSYRQEPQLARLDLSTGKTESIRLPVAGQDAVSYIAQNPAKQREWAIATFKRNVYLSADEGKSWKQIAREGRTLE comes from the coding sequence ATGATTGCAAAACGGACACTGCGCGCCGCCTTGGCAGCGCTACTATTCTCGGCTCTTGCCGTTCCCGTGGCGAACGCCGCCGCTGTCGAGCTGATGCACGTGCACGGCCTCGCCTACAGCCCGGACGGCAAGCAGCTCACCATCCCCAGCCACCAGGGGCTGGCCATTTACAACGGCGGCCACTGGTCCCGGGCCTTTGGTCCGGCACACGACTACATGGGTTTCTCGGTGACGCGCCGAGCCATTTACAGCAGCGGGCACCCGGCGCCCGGCTCCCAGCTGGTGAACCCCTTCGGCCTGCTCAAGAGCAGCGACGGCGGCCGTTCCTGGCAGAAGCTCGGGCTGGAAGGCGAGTCCGACTTCCATGTGCTGGCCACGAGCTATGACACGTCGACGATCTACGTGCTCAACGGGCAGCCCAACTCCCGCATGAGCACGGCGGGGCTGTATTACACCGCCGACGACGGCAAGAACTGGCAACGCGCCGCGGCCCAGGGGCTCCCCCAGAGCCCCTCCGCCCTGGCCGTGCATCCGTCCAACGGCAGGATGGTGGCGGCGGCCACCGACAACGGCTTGTATCTGTCCCGTGACGGAGGCGCTCGCTTCCAGCCGGTGAGCCAAGGCGCCCAGGTGTTGAGCAGCACCTTCAGCCTGGACGGCAAGAGTGTGTGGTTTGGCAGCTATCGCCAAGAGCCTCAGCTTGCCAGACTGGATTTGTCGACGGGCAAGACCGAGTCGATCCGCCTGCCGGTGGCGGGCCAGGACGCGGTGTCCTATATCGCGCAGAACCCGGCCAAACAGCGGGAATGGGCCATCGCCACCTTCAAGCGCAATGTTTACCTGTCCGCCGACGAAGGCAAGTCCTGGAAGCAGATCGCCAGGGAAGGCCGGACGCTGGAATAA